In Staphylococcus lloydii, the following proteins share a genomic window:
- the lip gene encoding YSIRK-targeted triacylglycerol lipase — protein sequence MKDKQQKYSIRKFSVGVSSIVIASLFFIGAGTASADESQQAIQDNDNKTETTSPDQSNRAKVDEGQQNNVDDTTVHNNENVANTNNSIDVTNEHNAQTKQAQENRETEANNESINDKKNETNEGVSQQESQQASSKTDLSKQQQTSDNDNNQTTEQTDENDAKEQVVNKATQSEDNRTSNKENQQNTKNNDSVDDKKNEVDTALHNSKKDKPKDVEEPSNKQQDIENEQDLYNKTDELNASTQETTKNKQDAINDQTTVATQQDKETSLNASNKNKIANQSENVNNNKVTEHDEDTSTATSNKQDSASYDSIEKLAAEKTANHKDDKAPADGIKSLKNNAVATTNTKTTQRESENVTDQPGKKAKQGEYKNQDPIILVYGFNGFTDDKNPIVLSHYWGGDKLNITQDLEQNGYKAYEASIGALSSNYDRAVELYYYIKGGRVDYGAAHAAKYGHERYGNTYEGVYKDWQPGQKVHLVGHSMGGQTVRQLEELLRNGNQEEIDYQKEHGGTISPLYQGDHDNMISSITTLGTPHNGTHAADELGNEAIVRQAIYDFVKLRSNKLTNVNFGLDQWGFKQRPDETFIDYVKRVKEMSKLWTTKDNALYDLTREGATELNRQTSINPNIVYKTYTGEATHTSLLGRQRADLNLYLPFALTSNVIGKAKEKDWRENDGLVSVVSSQHPFNQPYTDATDKVQKGVWQVTPVRHGWDHVDFVGQDTLDATHSRKELQDFWHNLAADLVRDEQVT from the coding sequence ATGAAAGACAAACAACAAAAGTATAGTATAAGAAAATTTAGCGTAGGTGTATCGTCCATTGTTATTGCATCTTTATTTTTTATAGGTGCTGGAACGGCGTCTGCTGATGAGTCACAACAAGCCATTCAAGATAATGACAACAAGACGGAGACGACCTCTCCTGATCAAAGTAACCGTGCGAAAGTTGACGAGGGGCAACAAAATAATGTAGATGATACTACTGTACATAATAACGAAAACGTCGCTAATACAAATAATTCAATAGATGTAACGAACGAGCACAATGCACAAACTAAGCAAGCTCAAGAGAATAGAGAAACAGAAGCAAATAATGAATCAATTAATGATAAGAAAAATGAAACTAATGAAGGAGTTTCACAGCAAGAATCACAACAAGCTTCTTCAAAAACTGATTTATCAAAACAACAGCAGACAAGCGATAATGACAACAACCAAACAACAGAACAAACAGATGAAAATGATGCCAAAGAACAAGTAGTAAATAAAGCTACACAAAGTGAAGATAATCGTACTTCTAATAAAGAAAATCAACAAAATACAAAAAATAATGATAGTGTTGATGATAAGAAAAATGAAGTAGATACAGCTTTACATAATAGTAAGAAGGATAAACCAAAAGATGTAGAAGAACCATCAAATAAGCAACAAGACATCGAAAACGAACAAGACTTATACAATAAAACAGATGAATTAAATGCAAGCACACAAGAAACAACAAAAAATAAACAAGATGCTATAAACGATCAAACAACAGTAGCAACACAACAAGATAAAGAAACTTCATTAAATGCATCAAATAAAAATAAAATAGCGAACCAAAGTGAGAATGTTAATAATAACAAAGTAACTGAACATGACGAAGATACTAGCACAGCTACTAGTAACAAGCAGGATAGTGCATCTTATGACAGTATAGAAAAGTTAGCAGCTGAAAAGACAGCAAATCATAAAGATGATAAGGCACCGGCAGACGGTATCAAGTCTTTAAAAAATAACGCTGTTGCTACAACGAATACAAAAACGACACAACGTGAATCAGAAAATGTAACAGATCAACCTGGTAAAAAAGCGAAGCAAGGAGAATATAAAAATCAGGATCCAATTATTTTAGTGTATGGTTTTAATGGGTTTACTGATGATAAAAATCCTATCGTTTTATCTCATTACTGGGGTGGAGATAAATTGAATATTACACAAGACTTAGAACAAAATGGTTATAAGGCATATGAAGCAAGTATCGGCGCATTGAGTAGTAATTACGATAGAGCTGTGGAACTTTATTACTATATTAAAGGCGGTCGCGTTGATTATGGTGCTGCTCATGCTGCTAAATACGGTCATGAACGATACGGTAATACGTATGAAGGCGTTTATAAAGATTGGCAACCAGGTCAAAAAGTCCATTTAGTAGGGCACAGCATGGGGGGACAAACTGTACGCCAATTAGAAGAATTACTAAGAAATGGTAACCAAGAGGAGATTGATTATCAAAAAGAACATGGTGGTACAATTTCTCCACTATACCAAGGAGATCATGATAATATGATTTCTTCAATTACGACTCTAGGTACACCACATAATGGTACACATGCAGCAGATGAACTCGGTAATGAAGCGATTGTACGTCAAGCTATTTATGATTTTGTGAAATTAAGAAGTAATAAACTTACGAATGTTAATTTTGGCTTGGATCAATGGGGATTCAAGCAACGCCCAGATGAAACATTTATAGACTATGTAAAACGTGTTAAAGAAATGAGTAAGTTGTGGACGACTAAAGACAATGCGCTTTATGACTTAACAAGGGAAGGCGCTACGGAATTAAATCGTCAAACATCGATCAATCCTAATATTGTATATAAAACTTATACAGGAGAAGCGACACATACTTCATTACTAGGCAGACAAAGAGCCGATTTAAATTTATACTTACCATTTGCATTAACATCTAATGTTATAGGCAAGGCTAAAGAAAAAGATTGGCGCGAAAATGACGGTCTTGTTTCTGTTGTTTCTTCACAACATCCTTTCAATCAACCTTATACGGATGCAACTGATAAGGTACAAAAAGGCGTATGGCAAGTTACACCTGTACGTCATGGTTGGGATCACGTCGACTTTGTGGGGCAAGATACTTTGGATGCCACACATAGTAGAAAAGAATTACAAGACTTTTGGCATAATTTAGCTGCAGACCTTGTTCGTGATGAACAAGTAACTTGA
- a CDS encoding sodium-dependent transporter, with protein sequence MMKNQSQWKTSTGFILASAGSAIGLGAMWKFPYMAGVYGGGAFLLLFLIFTLLVGLPLLIMEFTVGKMGRTYTTKIYEKLTARKWLNIIGWNGNLAVFILFAFYSVIGGWIIIYLFKVLMQLVTFNDSALSKINFDQIITNPWLTIVGQGIFILLTMIIVMLGVEQGLEKASKFMMPLLFICLIIIVIKSLSLDGAMAGVRYILEPRLDDISVKGILFALGQSFFTLSLGTTGMITYASYASKEMTIKTSAISIVIMNILVSVLAGLAIFPAISAFGYKPTEGPGLLFKVLPSVFEQMSFGTLSYFVFLILFLFAALTSSISLLELNVSNFTKNDNTKRKKVAVIGSILVFLLSIPATLSFGSLSHIQFGVGSIFDNMDFLVSNILMPLGALGTTLVVGHLLKIEELKAHFGRDKFKLFIPWYLLIKFVLPVVIVVIFIVQFI encoded by the coding sequence ATTATGAAAAATCAATCGCAATGGAAAACATCGACTGGATTTATTTTAGCCAGTGCAGGTTCTGCTATAGGTTTAGGTGCAATGTGGAAGTTTCCATACATGGCGGGCGTATATGGTGGCGGCGCCTTTTTACTTTTGTTTTTAATTTTTACGCTGCTTGTAGGTCTACCTCTATTAATTATGGAATTTACAGTTGGTAAAATGGGGAGAACTTATACCACTAAAATATATGAAAAATTAACAGCGCGTAAATGGCTAAATATAATTGGGTGGAATGGTAACTTAGCTGTATTTATTTTATTTGCCTTTTACAGTGTTATTGGCGGATGGATAATCATTTATCTATTTAAAGTGCTTATGCAATTAGTTACTTTTAATGACAGTGCATTAAGTAAAATTAACTTTGATCAAATTATTACTAATCCATGGCTTACTATTGTTGGCCAAGGTATATTTATCTTATTAACCATGATTATTGTCATGTTAGGCGTAGAACAAGGGTTAGAAAAAGCTTCGAAATTTATGATGCCATTATTGTTTATATGCTTAATTATTATCGTCATTAAATCACTATCATTAGATGGGGCAATGGCAGGCGTGCGTTACATATTGGAACCACGTTTAGATGATATATCGGTAAAAGGGATCTTATTCGCGTTGGGACAATCGTTCTTTACGTTATCATTAGGAACGACTGGTATGATTACTTACGCAAGTTATGCATCGAAAGAAATGACAATAAAAACTTCGGCAATCTCAATCGTTATCATGAACATTTTGGTATCAGTATTAGCAGGACTAGCTATTTTCCCAGCAATTTCTGCTTTCGGTTATAAACCAACTGAAGGGCCTGGATTATTGTTTAAAGTGTTACCTAGTGTCTTTGAACAAATGTCTTTCGGTACGTTGAGTTACTTTGTATTTTTAATTTTATTCTTGTTTGCGGCGCTAACATCTTCTATATCATTATTAGAACTTAACGTTTCTAACTTTACCAAAAATGATAATACAAAACGGAAAAAGGTAGCTGTAATAGGTAGCATTTTAGTATTCCTATTAAGTATTCCTGCAACGTTATCGTTTGGTAGTCTAAGTCATATACAATTTGGTGTTGGATCTATATTCGATAATATGGACTTCCTCGTTTCTAATATATTAATGCCATTAGGTGCGTTAGGAACGACTTTAGTAGTGGGACATTTATTGAAAATAGAAGAACTCAAAGCGCATTTTGGTAGAGACAAATTTAAATTGTTCATACCATGGTATTTATTGATTAAATTCGTACTACCTGTGGTTATTGTTGTTATCTTTATCGTCCAATTTATCTAA
- a CDS encoding TetR/AcrR family transcriptional regulator, with the protein MKDKIIDHAITLFAKKGYYGTTLGDIANQVNLKKASIYHHFRSKDEIFTESAYECINYLRDFIVNNMRENTYSNSALYQFLFKFIFDVEDRYIRLYVQLAFIPQQFSEEIYNKIQSIHKIVDEEIVKFYQQNQYSINVEEFHNMIMMFLESWYLRCTFIERFGDLEENKNKFKDEVYSIINQMTNE; encoded by the coding sequence TTGAAAGATAAGATTATAGATCATGCAATAACTTTATTTGCTAAAAAAGGTTACTATGGTACGACTTTAGGCGATATTGCAAATCAAGTTAACTTGAAAAAGGCAAGTATATATCATCATTTCAGAAGTAAGGATGAAATTTTTACTGAGAGTGCATATGAATGTATAAATTATTTACGTGATTTTATTGTTAATAACATGCGTGAAAACACCTATTCAAATAGTGCTCTATATCAATTTTTATTTAAATTCATCTTCGATGTGGAAGATCGTTATATAAGACTTTATGTTCAATTAGCTTTTATACCGCAACAATTTAGTGAAGAAATTTATAATAAAATACAAAGTATTCATAAAATAGTTGATGAAGAAATAGTTAAGTTTTACCAACAAAACCAATATTCAATTAACGTAGAAGAATTTCATAATATGATTATGATGTTTTTAGAAAGTTGGTATTTAAGATGCACTTTCATAGAACGTTTTGGAGATTTGGAAGAAAATAAGAATAAATTTAAAGATGAAGTCTATTCAATTATTAATCAAATGACAAATGAATAA
- the icaA gene encoding poly-beta-1,6 N-acetyl-D-glucosamine synthase IcaA: MKYFNFLLFYPIFMSIYWIVGSLIYYLSKEFGRSKKLSRYDDELGISFLIACYNEGETIRNTLHNVLALNYKNKEIIVINDGSSDNTADIVREMLNEYDFKFVDLLNNRGKANALNAGVTHAKYDYVMCLDADAIVDQDAPYWMIRNFKNDPNLGAVTGNPRIRNKSSILGKIQTIEYASIIGCIKRSQSLCGAINTVSGVFTLFNKRALEKVGYWDTDMITEDIAVSWKLHLHNFQIKYEPNAFCWMLVPEMLGSLWKQRVRWAQGGHEVILRDFIATMKSKRFALIFLMIEQLCSIIWVYLVLIYLAFIIISANFFDYYFFKYSFSIFLLSAFTMTFINIIQFTIALAIDSRYEKKNLFGLIFLSWYPVMYWLINAAVVIFALPNAIKRKKGGYATWSSPDRGNIQQ; the protein is encoded by the coding sequence ATAAAATATTTTAATTTTTTATTATTTTATCCCATTTTTATGTCGATTTATTGGATTGTCGGCTCTTTAATATACTACTTAAGTAAAGAGTTTGGCCGTTCAAAAAAATTATCTCGTTATGATGATGAATTAGGAATCTCATTCTTGATCGCTTGTTATAACGAAGGTGAAACAATTAGAAACACGCTTCATAATGTCTTGGCTTTAAATTATAAGAATAAAGAGATCATCGTTATTAATGATGGTAGTTCTGATAATACGGCAGACATTGTACGTGAGATGCTAAATGAATATGATTTTAAATTTGTAGATTTATTAAATAATAGAGGCAAGGCAAATGCACTAAATGCTGGTGTTACACATGCCAAATATGATTATGTTATGTGTTTGGATGCTGATGCCATTGTTGACCAAGACGCGCCTTATTGGATGATACGCAATTTTAAAAACGATCCAAATCTAGGGGCAGTTACAGGAAACCCAAGAATTAGAAATAAAAGTTCAATTTTAGGTAAAATTCAAACAATCGAATACGCTAGTATCATTGGTTGTATCAAACGCAGCCAATCGCTATGTGGTGCAATAAACACTGTTTCTGGTGTATTTACGCTCTTCAATAAACGCGCATTGGAAAAAGTGGGTTACTGGGATACCGACATGATCACAGAAGATATAGCAGTTTCATGGAAATTACATCTCCACAATTTTCAAATTAAATATGAACCGAATGCTTTTTGTTGGATGTTAGTTCCAGAAATGTTGGGAAGTTTGTGGAAACAGAGAGTGCGTTGGGCTCAAGGTGGACATGAAGTTATATTGAGGGACTTTATAGCAACAATGAAATCAAAACGCTTCGCACTTATCTTTTTAATGATTGAACAACTATGCTCAATTATCTGGGTATATTTGGTTCTTATATACCTCGCCTTTATAATTATCTCAGCAAATTTCTTTGACTATTATTTCTTTAAATACAGTTTTTCAATATTCTTACTGTCCGCTTTTACAATGACGTTTATTAACATTATTCAGTTCACCATTGCTTTAGCTATAGACAGTCGTTATGAAAAGAAAAATCTCTTTGGTTTAATCTTCTTAAGTTGGTATCCAGTTATGTATTGGCTAATTAACGCCGCTGTAGTTATCTTTGCATTACCAAACGCAATCAAAAGGAAAAAAGGAGGATACGCGACATGGTCAAGCCCAGACAGAGGAAATATCCAACAGTAA
- the icaD gene encoding intracellular adhesion protein IcaD has translation MVKPRQRKYPTVTSTLNLFRESVLILVSLVFWVYCLTVIVVYLGTLFRSNIESVALIRVVLNIESRELINLLTSMGIFTIFIFLLFIIRMIINKKADRYT, from the coding sequence ATGGTCAAGCCCAGACAGAGGAAATATCCAACAGTAACATCAACGCTTAATCTATTTCGTGAAAGTGTACTAATATTGGTTTCATTAGTTTTTTGGGTCTATTGTTTAACAGTTATCGTTGTATATTTGGGAACGCTTTTCAGATCAAATATTGAGTCCGTGGCATTAATTAGGGTTGTACTAAATATAGAAAGTCGCGAGCTTATTAATTTACTTACGTCTATGGGAATTTTCACAATTTTTATCTTTCTATTATTTATAATACGAATGATCATTAATAAAAAGGCAGATAGATATACATGA
- the icaB gene encoding intercellular adhesin biosynthesis polysaccharide N-deacetylase — MKTTKLIISLLLVVTFTLIAYSHNTEAKAKKKLDYSDNSLLALNYHRVRKDNLYNNFLLNFSSSKELKNYSVSSKQFDSQIKWLKQHHARFLTLNEVIKYKKKGKFPKRSVWINFDDMNQDIYDNAYPILKKHKVPSTGFVITQHVGSQDFHNLNLININQLKEMKDSGLWEFASHSNNLHDLQKHDKPKFLTVPQKQLTEDIKDSNQYLHQTFNINNKAIAYPYGQMNRSSIPAVKKAGIKYGFTLEEKPITPNTNNYLLPRILVNQNSFNKLIKRWDGFHNEEK; from the coding sequence ATGAAAACAACTAAACTAATTATATCCTTGTTACTTGTCGTTACATTCACATTAATCGCCTATTCACATAATACTGAAGCGAAAGCCAAAAAGAAATTAGATTATAGTGATAATAGTCTTCTAGCTTTAAATTATCATAGAGTAAGAAAGGACAATCTTTATAATAACTTTTTATTAAATTTTTCAAGCAGTAAAGAATTGAAAAATTATAGTGTTTCTTCAAAGCAATTCGATTCACAAATTAAATGGTTAAAACAGCATCATGCTCGCTTTTTAACACTTAATGAAGTTATAAAATACAAGAAAAAAGGAAAGTTCCCGAAACGGAGCGTATGGATAAATTTTGATGATATGAATCAGGATATATATGATAATGCTTATCCTATTTTGAAAAAGCATAAAGTTCCGAGTACTGGGTTTGTGATAACGCAACACGTTGGATCACAAGATTTTCATAATTTAAATTTAATCAACATTAATCAACTTAAAGAAATGAAAGATTCTGGTTTATGGGAATTTGCTTCTCATTCAAATAATCTTCATGATTTACAAAAACATGATAAACCTAAATTTTTAACAGTACCTCAAAAGCAACTTACAGAAGATATTAAAGACAGTAATCAATATCTACATCAAACATTCAATATTAACAATAAAGCTATAGCTTACCCTTATGGTCAGATGAATCGCTCAAGCATCCCGGCTGTAAAGAAAGCAGGCATAAAATATGGATTCACCTTAGAAGAAAAACCTATTACACCAAATACTAATAATTATTTATTACCGAGAATACTCGTCAATCAAAATTCATTCAATAAATTAATAAAACGTTGGGATGGTTTTCATAATGAAGAAAAATAA
- the icaC gene encoding polysaccharide intercellular adhesin biosynthesis/export protein IcaC, producing MKKNKIELVYLRTFTCMIIIVTHLLTQLTLENEHIDQNSLKFLYYLRNLIIFGTPAFIMLSQLLTTLSYKQVNIQYLIKRFKYIFIPYLIMGTFYSYSEALYTASSFKHQFLENVILGQWYGYFILIIMQFFILSYIIYKINHKLFNSKVLLIASFIVQQTFLYFFNSHEQFHDAFLHYYPLSENTFILGWIFYFFVGGFIGYNYQAILSFLQNYIVIVITLAAIAYIVFITAYPHDYWNVTSFTDTLTVFNVLMFLLLLGICIHFNELMYNSVAIVSAFSFFIYLLHPIILESLFKYTSIFERHTVVFLAISLLLVLGICIGVGTFLKEFKIFRFVMGKQPYNYYMNIKQTNKTIDRDKQSV from the coding sequence ATGAAGAAAAATAAGATTGAACTTGTTTATCTCAGAACTTTTACATGTATGATTATAATCGTCACCCATCTTTTAACACAGCTAACATTAGAAAATGAACATATCGATCAAAATTCATTAAAATTTCTTTATTATTTACGTAACCTTATTATTTTTGGGACACCTGCTTTTATAATGTTGTCTCAATTACTAACGACACTCAGTTATAAACAAGTAAACATTCAATACCTTATTAAACGATTTAAATATATATTTATACCTTATTTAATTATGGGCACATTTTATAGTTACAGTGAAGCACTATATACAGCTTCATCTTTTAAACATCAATTTTTAGAAAATGTAATATTAGGCCAATGGTATGGCTATTTCATTTTAATAATAATGCAATTTTTCATCTTAAGTTATATCATTTATAAAATTAACCATAAGTTATTTAATAGTAAGGTTTTATTGATCGCATCATTTATAGTACAACAAACATTTTTATACTTTTTTAACTCGCATGAACAATTTCATGATGCATTTTTACATTACTATCCATTAAGCGAAAACACATTTATTCTTGGTTGGATATTTTACTTTTTCGTAGGTGGATTTATCGGATATAATTATCAAGCGATATTATCATTTTTACAAAATTATATTGTCATTGTTATAACACTTGCTGCTATAGCATATATTGTGTTTATAACCGCCTATCCTCACGATTATTGGAATGTCACAAGCTTTACAGATACTTTAACTGTATTTAATGTTCTTATGTTTTTACTATTATTAGGCATATGTATTCATTTCAATGAACTAATGTACAACAGTGTCGCCATAGTAAGTGCATTTTCATTCTTTATTTACTTGTTACACCCAATTATTTTGGAATCTTTATTTAAATATACAAGTATTTTCGAACGTCATACAGTCGTCTTTTTAGCAATTTCATTACTACTCGTATTAGGTATCTGTATAGGCGTTGGCACATTTTTAAAAGAATTTAAAATCTTTAGGTTCGTAATGGGTAAACAACCTTACAATTATTATATGAATATTAAGCAAACCAATAAGACTATTGATAGAGATAAGCAATCAGTTTAA
- the brnQ gene encoding branched-chain amino acid transport system II carrier protein: MNKIIIISGLMLFSFFFGAGNLIFPPMLGYTAQNHMWLAMCGFAITGIIMPYLTVIVVAYMNGGVESIGRKVHPIFGLVFAICVYLSIGALYGIPRAANVAYEIGTKNILPVHNHFTLIIFSLLFFFVVYIVSLYPNRIVDNLGKYLTPILIFIILLLCVLVFIHPETSIKHPTGEYVHMPVVSGVLQGYFTMDLVAALAFSVVIVQTFKLNGISEHKQLMTSVAKSGFISAILLAVIYFSLAYLGATTVHHDFKNGTDILTYNTLRVFGPLGNLIFGIIVILACLTTCIGLVNACSAFAMKKLTKISYKKFVLLFSLLGFIVSILGLNLILQIAVPLLTFIYPTSIVLVLMSFVSMFIKIELKYAFIIPTIITLVISILQILSDFNISKNINALYKLLPFSNYQLAWLLPFIILAILGLIIDYFLRNKSQQSMS, encoded by the coding sequence ATGAATAAAATAATTATAATCTCAGGATTAATGCTTTTTTCATTCTTTTTTGGAGCAGGTAATCTTATTTTCCCACCTATGTTAGGTTATACTGCACAAAATCATATGTGGTTAGCAATGTGTGGCTTTGCTATCACAGGTATTATTATGCCATATTTAACAGTTATCGTAGTCGCCTATATGAACGGCGGCGTTGAAAGTATTGGACGTAAAGTACATCCGATATTCGGTCTAGTATTCGCAATATGTGTCTACCTATCTATTGGTGCTTTATATGGTATACCACGTGCCGCTAACGTAGCATATGAAATAGGAACTAAAAATATTTTGCCCGTACATAATCACTTTACACTAATTATCTTCTCATTATTATTTTTCTTTGTAGTTTATATTGTCTCATTATATCCTAATAGAATTGTCGATAATTTAGGTAAATATTTAACACCTATATTAATATTTATTATTTTATTACTATGTGTACTCGTCTTTATTCACCCGGAAACATCTATAAAACACCCTACCGGTGAATATGTTCATATGCCAGTCGTTTCAGGTGTGCTACAAGGTTATTTCACTATGGATTTAGTTGCTGCACTCGCATTTTCAGTAGTCATCGTCCAAACATTTAAACTAAATGGTATTTCTGAACACAAACAACTAATGACAAGTGTCGCTAAATCTGGTTTTATTTCTGCCATTCTTTTAGCAGTAATCTATTTTTCATTAGCTTATTTAGGTGCAACAACAGTACATCACGACTTTAAAAATGGTACTGATATTTTAACTTATAATACATTACGCGTATTTGGACCTTTAGGCAATCTTATTTTCGGAATCATCGTAATACTTGCTTGCCTAACGACTTGTATTGGTTTAGTGAATGCATGTTCAGCATTTGCAATGAAAAAGTTGACTAAGATATCTTATAAAAAATTCGTTTTACTCTTTTCATTACTCGGTTTTATCGTATCAATACTAGGTTTAAATTTAATCTTACAAATAGCAGTACCATTATTAACATTTATTTATCCAACATCTATCGTTTTAGTGTTAATGTCCTTTGTTAGTATGTTTATCAAAATCGAATTAAAATATGCTTTTATTATTCCAACAATTATTACTTTGGTTATATCAATTTTGCAAATTTTATCCGATTTCAATATTAGTAAAAACATTAACGCCTTGTATAAACTCTTACCATTTTCAAATTATCAATTAGCGTGGCTACTGCCATTTATAATATTAGCTATACTAGGACTAATCATAGATTATTTCCTAAGAAATAAATCCCAACAAAGCATGTCTTAA
- a CDS encoding iron chaperone, which translates to MAIFNEYLQTIKDDNHRDKLTTIFNWIHENYPELETTIKWNQPMFTHHGTFIIGFSSAKQHFSINPEATGMKQFSPQIEQAGYSQTANLYRILWTQEVDYKLLKKIIDFKISEKQDYTNFWVKQ; encoded by the coding sequence ATGGCAATATTTAATGAATATTTACAAACGATAAAAGACGACAACCATAGAGATAAACTAACAACAATATTTAATTGGATTCATGAAAATTATCCAGAACTAGAAACTACAATAAAATGGAATCAACCAATGTTCACACACCATGGCACATTTATAATTGGATTTAGTAGCGCTAAACAACATTTTTCCATTAATCCAGAAGCCACAGGGATGAAACAGTTTAGTCCTCAAATAGAACAAGCTGGCTACAGTCAAACTGCAAATTTATATCGTATTTTATGGACACAAGAAGTAGACTATAAATTACTGAAAAAGATTATAGACTTCAAAATATCCGAGAAACAAGATTATACAAACTTTTGGGTGAAACAATAA